In a genomic window of Streptomyces sp. NBC_01231:
- a CDS encoding UvrD-helicase domain-containing protein → MPAPITDPDQLKELLGIPFTPEQTACIIAPPAPQVIVAGAGSGKTTVMAARVVWLVGTGQVAPEQVLGLTFTNKAAGELAERVRKALVRAGVTDPDVIDPDNPPGEPVISTYHAFAGRLLTDHGLRIGLEPTSRLLADATRYQLAARVLREAPGLYPALTRSFADLVSDLLALDAELAEHLVRPEDLRAYDADLLRTLEGVKLTNADLRKVPETAAARRELADLVVRYRAAKRERDLLDFGDQIALSAGLARIPEVGRVLRDEFRVVLLDEYQDTSVAQRILLAGLFGSGTGHPVTAVGDPCQAIYGWRGASVANLDDFPEHFAHTDGRPAARQALSENRRSGGRLLDLANGLATPLRAMHAGVEALRPAPGAERDGIVRCALLPTHAEEIGWIADSIAHLVNTGKAPGEIAVLCRTATDFAEIQGALVARDVPVEVVGLSGLLHLPEIADLVAVCEVLQDPGANASLVRLLTGPRWRIGPRDLALLGRRARLLVSHARVAGDDDPDRRLVEAVEGVDPSEVISLADALDTFLETPFDGDGDDDGLPFSPDARVRFARLATELRDLRRSLADPLMDVLHRVLAVTGLEVELSASPHALAARRRETLSNFLDVAASFASGDGEATLLAFLGFLRTAAQYEKGLDNALPGGENTVKVLTAHKSKGLEWDVVAVPGLVTGTFPSSQGREKWTSQGKVLPHELRGDTDTLPDIPSWDSRGLKAFQEAMKEHQHTEELRLGYVTFTRPRSLLLGSGHWWGPTQKKPRGPSDFLRALYEHCADGHGEIEVWAEEPAQDEENPVLHQVSADQVWPLPLDQAALTRRRAAAETVLAHLEHLASHPDGHPAATHDPDIYDDPDWPAPPDGEASPEEDLFEEGSYVEEDSYDEDGWFGEGNPAEWDSWTADRPTVPHQAAAPDTPHGPRPEPARPHPRAAHPHSESARPHPPEPETDLPRLTPDEARTIASWDRDLDALTGELLRARHSITDVPLPASLTASQVLRLAADPDGFAQELARPMPRPPQPAARRGTRFHAWVESRFEALTLPMLEPEELPGSEAEIADEHDLETLKDAFERTDYAQRTPYRVEAPFQLTIAGRVVRGRIDAVYKEGDGDGTTYDIVDWKTNRSRTADPLQLAVYRLAWAEQQGVPLESVTAAFLYVRSGEVVRPDGLPDRAALERLLLEEPGGEEPHDEDVTAGR, encoded by the coding sequence ATGCCCGCCCCTATCACCGATCCCGATCAGCTCAAGGAGCTCCTCGGCATCCCGTTCACCCCGGAGCAGACGGCCTGCATCATCGCGCCGCCCGCCCCGCAGGTGATCGTGGCCGGTGCCGGCTCGGGCAAGACCACCGTGATGGCGGCACGCGTGGTGTGGCTGGTCGGAACCGGCCAAGTGGCCCCCGAACAGGTGCTCGGCCTCACCTTCACCAACAAGGCCGCCGGTGAACTCGCCGAGCGGGTCCGCAAGGCACTGGTCAGGGCCGGTGTCACCGATCCCGACGTCATCGACCCGGACAACCCGCCGGGCGAGCCGGTGATCTCGACGTACCACGCCTTCGCGGGCCGCCTGCTGACCGACCACGGCCTGCGCATCGGGCTGGAACCCACCTCCCGTCTGCTCGCGGACGCCACCCGCTACCAACTCGCCGCGCGCGTGCTGCGCGAAGCCCCGGGCCTCTACCCCGCGCTCACCCGCTCCTTCGCCGACCTGGTCAGCGACCTCCTCGCACTGGACGCCGAACTCGCGGAACACCTCGTACGACCCGAGGACCTGCGCGCGTACGACGCCGACCTGTTGCGCACCTTGGAGGGCGTCAAGCTCACCAATGCCGATCTGCGCAAGGTGCCCGAGACGGCCGCCGCCCGCCGTGAACTCGCCGACCTGGTGGTCCGCTACCGCGCCGCCAAGCGAGAACGCGACCTGCTGGACTTCGGCGACCAGATCGCCCTGTCGGCCGGGCTCGCCCGGATCCCCGAAGTGGGACGCGTCCTGCGCGACGAGTTCCGGGTGGTGCTCCTCGACGAGTACCAGGACACATCCGTGGCCCAGCGCATCCTGCTCGCAGGCCTGTTCGGCAGCGGCACCGGCCACCCCGTCACCGCCGTCGGCGACCCCTGCCAGGCCATCTACGGCTGGCGCGGGGCCTCCGTCGCCAACCTCGACGACTTTCCCGAGCACTTCGCCCATACCGACGGCCGCCCGGCAGCCCGACAGGCGCTCAGCGAGAACCGCCGCAGCGGCGGGCGTCTGCTGGACCTCGCCAACGGCCTCGCAACGCCCCTGCGCGCCATGCACGCGGGCGTGGAGGCACTACGCCCGGCCCCAGGCGCCGAACGTGACGGCATCGTCCGCTGCGCCCTGCTGCCCACCCACGCCGAGGAGATCGGCTGGATCGCCGACTCGATCGCGCACCTGGTGAACACCGGCAAGGCTCCCGGAGAGATCGCGGTCCTGTGCCGTACGGCCACCGACTTCGCCGAGATCCAGGGCGCGCTCGTCGCCCGGGACGTCCCCGTCGAGGTGGTCGGCCTGTCCGGGCTGCTGCACCTGCCCGAGATCGCCGACCTGGTCGCCGTCTGTGAGGTCCTCCAGGACCCCGGAGCCAACGCCTCCCTCGTGCGTCTGCTGACCGGCCCGCGCTGGCGGATCGGCCCGCGGGACCTCGCCCTCCTGGGGCGGCGCGCCCGGCTCCTCGTGTCCCACGCGCGCGTGGCTGGCGACGACGACCCGGACCGTCGACTCGTCGAAGCCGTCGAGGGGGTGGACCCGTCCGAGGTGATCTCGCTCGCGGATGCCCTCGACACGTTCCTGGAGACCCCGTTCGACGGGGACGGCGACGACGACGGCCTGCCCTTCTCCCCGGACGCGCGCGTGCGGTTCGCGCGCCTGGCCACGGAGCTGCGCGACCTGCGCCGATCCCTGGCCGACCCCCTCATGGACGTCCTGCACCGGGTCCTGGCCGTCACCGGCCTGGAGGTCGAACTGTCGGCGTCCCCGCACGCCCTGGCGGCCCGCCGACGCGAGACTCTGTCGAACTTCCTGGACGTCGCCGCGTCGTTCGCCTCCGGCGACGGCGAGGCGACCCTGCTGGCCTTCCTCGGCTTCCTGCGTACCGCCGCGCAGTACGAAAAGGGCCTCGACAACGCGCTGCCCGGCGGCGAGAACACCGTCAAGGTGCTCACCGCACACAAGTCCAAGGGCCTGGAGTGGGACGTCGTCGCCGTCCCGGGCCTGGTCACCGGCACCTTCCCCAGCAGCCAGGGCCGTGAGAAGTGGACCTCCCAGGGCAAAGTGCTGCCGCACGAACTGCGCGGCGACACCGACACCCTTCCCGACATTCCGTCCTGGGACTCGCGGGGACTGAAGGCCTTCCAGGAGGCCATGAAGGAGCACCAGCACACCGAGGAACTCCGCCTCGGCTATGTCACCTTCACCCGCCCCCGCTCCCTCCTGCTCGGCTCCGGACACTGGTGGGGCCCGACCCAGAAGAAGCCGCGCGGCCCCTCCGACTTCCTGAGGGCCCTGTACGAGCACTGTGCGGACGGACACGGCGAGATCGAGGTCTGGGCGGAGGAACCCGCGCAGGACGAGGAGAACCCCGTCCTGCACCAGGTGTCCGCCGACCAGGTGTGGCCCCTGCCTTTGGACCAGGCGGCCCTGACCAGGCGTCGGGCGGCCGCCGAGACAGTACTGGCGCACCTGGAGCACCTCGCCTCCCACCCGGACGGTCACCCGGCGGCCACGCATGATCCGGACATCTACGACGACCCGGACTGGCCCGCACCACCGGACGGCGAGGCTTCTCCCGAGGAAGACCTCTTCGAGGAGGGCTCTTACGTCGAGGAGGATTCCTACGACGAAGACGGCTGGTTCGGCGAAGGTAACCCGGCCGAATGGGACTCCTGGACGGCCGACCGCCCGACCGTCCCGCACCAGGCGGCCGCCCCGGACACCCCGCACGGCCCACGCCCGGAACCCGCGCGCCCCCACCCCCGAGCCGCGCACCCCCACTCCGAGTCCGCGCGCCCCCACCCCCCGGAACCGGAGACCGATCTCCCACGCCTCACTCCGGACGAAGCCCGCACCATCGCCTCCTGGGACCGCGACCTCGACGCCCTCACCGGCGAACTCCTGCGTGCCCGGCACAGCATCACCGACGTCCCCCTGCCCGCGTCGCTCACCGCGTCCCAGGTGCTGCGCCTGGCAGCCGATCCGGATGGCTTCGCACAGGAGCTGGCCCGCCCCATGCCCCGCCCGCCACAGCCCGCCGCCCGCCGCGGTACCCGCTTCCACGCCTGGGTCGAGTCCCGTTTCGAAGCGCTCACGCTGCCCATGCTGGAGCCGGAGGAGCTGCCCGGAAGCGAGGCCGAGATCGCCGACGAGCACGACCTGGAAACCCTCAAGGACGCCTTCGAGCGCACCGACTACGCCCAGCGCACGCCCTACCGCGTGGAGGCCCCCTTCCAGCTCACGATCGCCGGCCGCGTGGTCCGGGGCCGGATCGACGCCGTCTACAAGGAAGGCGACGGCGATGGGACGACGTACGACATCGTCGACTGGAAGACCAACCGCAGCCGCACGGCCGACCCGCTCCAGCTCGCGGTGTACCGGCTCGCCTGGGCCGAGCAGCAGGGCGTCCCCCTGGAGTCGGTCACGGCGGCCTTCCTCTATGTACGCAGCGGAGAGGTCGTACGACCGGACGGGCTGCCCGACCGCGCGGCACTGGAGCGGCTCCTTCTGGAGGAGCCCGGGGGTGAGGAACCGCACGACGAGGATGTCACTGCGGGCCGATAG
- a CDS encoding ATP-dependent helicase — protein MSSSSSTRRLSHTQVRQGNRGAYRLVRTPPARVDPPRLDAAQRSVVDHRTGPLLVLAGPGTGKTTTLVESVAARIARGGDPARVLVLTFSRKAAVELRDRMALRIGAARAPQATTFHSFCYALVRAHQDTDLFVEPLRLLSGPEQDVAVRELLAGQPDLERLGLAHVRWPDELRACLTTRGFADEVRAVLARSRELGLDAGALDAFARRIGRPDWRAAAAFLAEYLDVLDLQGVLDYAELVHRAVLLARRPEVAVRLAARYDAVFVDEYQDTDPAQVRLLHALAGGGRTLVAFGDPDQSIYAFRGADVNGILEFPRDFPRADGRPAPVEVLRTSRRSGASLLTATRLLTQRMPLTRLPADKVRAHRELTAVREGGSVEVHTYPTPGTELDNVADILRRAHLEDGVPWSEMAVLVRAGARTLPTVRRALTSAGVPLDIDGDDVPLRHEPAVAPLLTALRAVATAEAAETPDTVESSGLPRSAELGADACWLGTETALTLLTSPLASMDAADLRRLGRALRDEERAAGNALPPPSDELLARALAEPERLAVHDPAYARGAQRLGALLRKARERLAGGGTAEEALWDLWEGTPWPTRLERAARRGGAAGRNADRDLDAVCALFATAARAEERTGGRGALNFLEEIDAEDIAADTLTRRAVRPDAVRLMTAHRSKGLEWRLVVVAGVQEGLWPDLRRRGSLLEADRIGRDGLAEPLTPGALLAEERRLFYVAATRARERLVVTAVKAPADDGDQPSRFLTELGVEPRDVTGRPRRPLSVAALVAELRATTVDPRVSDTLREAAARRLARLAALSDEDGRPLVPSAHPYRWWGMFEPTENKVPLRNRDQPVVLSGSALDQLANTCALQWFLGREVKADAPATAAQGFGNVVHVLADEVASGRTPADLTVLMERLDSVWNALAFDAPWKSAQEKDNARVALERFLQWHVMDRTGRTPVASEHDFDVTLEAGDYEVRIRGQLDRVEADGDGRAYVVDFKTGKHTPSAKEVERHPQLAVYQLAVREGAVDEAFGGLRPEPGGAELVQLRQAAAKRDGGETLPKVQAQEPLEGAAGEWVGDLLATAAGKVLDEQFTPSAGQHCTHCAFRASCSARPEGRHVVE, from the coding sequence GTGAGCTCCTCTTCCTCCACCAGGCGCCTGTCGCACACCCAGGTGCGACAGGGGAACCGTGGTGCTTACCGACTTGTCCGTACCCCGCCGGCCCGGGTCGATCCCCCTCGTCTTGACGCCGCACAGCGCTCCGTGGTTGACCACCGAACCGGCCCGCTGCTCGTCCTCGCAGGTCCGGGCACCGGCAAGACCACCACGCTCGTCGAGTCGGTGGCGGCGCGGATCGCCCGAGGAGGGGACCCCGCGCGCGTCCTGGTGCTGACGTTCAGCCGTAAGGCCGCCGTCGAACTGCGCGACCGCATGGCGTTGCGCATCGGAGCCGCCCGCGCGCCACAGGCGACCACGTTCCACTCGTTCTGCTACGCCCTGGTCCGCGCCCACCAGGACACCGACCTGTTCGTCGAGCCCCTGCGCCTGTTGTCCGGCCCCGAGCAGGATGTCGCCGTCCGGGAACTCCTGGCCGGCCAGCCCGACCTGGAGCGGCTCGGCCTCGCGCACGTGCGCTGGCCGGACGAACTGCGCGCCTGTCTGACCACCCGTGGCTTCGCCGACGAGGTTCGCGCGGTCCTCGCCCGCAGCCGCGAACTGGGCCTGGACGCCGGTGCGCTGGACGCCTTCGCCCGCCGCATCGGCCGCCCCGACTGGCGCGCCGCGGCCGCCTTCCTCGCCGAGTACCTCGACGTGCTCGACCTCCAGGGCGTGCTCGACTATGCCGAACTGGTGCACCGCGCGGTGCTCCTCGCCCGCCGCCCCGAGGTCGCCGTACGGCTCGCCGCCAGGTACGACGCCGTCTTCGTCGACGAGTACCAGGACACCGACCCGGCGCAGGTACGGCTGCTGCACGCCCTGGCCGGCGGCGGTCGCACCCTGGTCGCCTTCGGCGACCCCGACCAGTCGATCTACGCCTTCAGGGGCGCGGACGTGAACGGCATCCTGGAGTTCCCCCGGGACTTCCCGCGCGCGGACGGCCGGCCCGCGCCGGTGGAAGTGCTGCGCACCTCCCGCCGCTCGGGTGCCAGCCTGCTGACCGCGACCCGGCTGCTGACGCAGCGCATGCCGCTGACCCGACTTCCGGCCGACAAGGTGCGCGCCCACCGGGAGCTCACTGCGGTACGGGAAGGCGGTAGCGTCGAGGTCCACACGTATCCGACGCCCGGCACCGAACTGGACAACGTCGCCGACATCCTCCGCAGGGCACACCTGGAGGACGGTGTCCCGTGGAGCGAGATGGCCGTCCTGGTGCGCGCCGGCGCCCGCACACTCCCCACGGTCCGCCGCGCCCTGACCTCGGCCGGCGTCCCCCTGGACATCGACGGCGACGACGTCCCGCTGCGGCACGAACCGGCGGTGGCGCCGCTGCTGACGGCCCTGCGGGCGGTGGCCACGGCGGAGGCGGCGGAGACGCCGGACACGGTGGAAAGCAGTGGGCTGCCACGATCCGCTGAATTGGGGGCGGACGCCTGCTGGCTCGGTACCGAGACCGCCCTGACGCTGCTCACGTCCCCTCTCGCGAGCATGGACGCCGCCGATCTGCGCCGCCTCGGGCGTGCCCTGCGCGACGAGGAGCGGGCCGCGGGCAACGCTTTGCCGCCACCCTCGGACGAACTGCTCGCGCGAGCGCTCGCCGAACCGGAGCGACTGGCCGTGCACGACCCCGCGTACGCGCGCGGTGCCCAGCGACTCGGCGCGCTGCTGAGGAAGGCCCGCGAGCGCCTCGCGGGCGGCGGTACGGCCGAGGAGGCGCTGTGGGACCTGTGGGAGGGCACGCCGTGGCCCACGCGCCTCGAGCGGGCCGCCCGCCGCGGTGGCGCCGCCGGCCGCAACGCCGACCGGGACCTGGACGCCGTGTGTGCGCTGTTCGCGACCGCGGCCCGCGCGGAGGAGCGCACCGGCGGCCGCGGTGCCCTGAACTTCCTCGAGGAGATCGACGCCGAGGACATCGCCGCCGACACCCTCACGCGACGTGCCGTACGACCGGACGCCGTCCGCCTGATGACCGCGCACCGCTCCAAGGGCCTGGAGTGGCGCCTGGTGGTCGTAGCGGGCGTCCAGGAGGGCCTGTGGCCGGACCTGCGCCGCCGCGGCTCCCTCCTGGAGGCCGACCGCATCGGCCGCGACGGCCTCGCCGAACCCCTCACCCCCGGGGCGCTGCTCGCCGAGGAGCGACGCCTGTTCTACGTGGCCGCCACGCGCGCGCGTGAGCGACTCGTCGTCACGGCGGTGAAGGCGCCCGCGGACGACGGGGACCAGCCCTCCCGCTTCCTGACCGAACTCGGCGTCGAACCCCGGGACGTCACGGGCCGCCCGCGCCGTCCGCTGTCCGTCGCCGCGCTCGTCGCCGAACTGCGCGCCACCACGGTCGACCCGCGCGTGTCCGACACCCTCAGGGAGGCCGCAGCACGCCGCCTGGCCCGGCTCGCGGCGCTGTCCGACGAGGACGGCCGCCCGTTGGTGCCGTCCGCCCATCCCTACCGCTGGTGGGGCATGTTCGAGCCGACCGAGAACAAGGTGCCACTGCGTAACCGCGACCAGCCCGTGGTGCTCTCCGGCAGCGCCCTGGACCAGCTCGCCAACACCTGCGCCCTGCAGTGGTTCCTGGGCCGCGAGGTGAAGGCCGACGCACCCGCGACGGCCGCCCAGGGTTTCGGCAACGTCGTGCACGTCCTTGCCGACGAGGTCGCCTCCGGGCGCACCCCGGCCGACCTCACCGTCCTCATGGAACGCCTCGACTCCGTGTGGAACGCGCTCGCCTTCGACGCGCCGTGGAAGTCGGCCCAGGAGAAGGACAACGCGCGCGTGGCGCTCGAACGTTTCCTGCAATGGCACGTCATGGACCGCACCGGGCGGACGCCGGTGGCGAGCGAGCACGACTTCGACGTCACCCTCGAAGCGGGCGACTACGAGGTCCGTATCCGCGGCCAGTTGGACCGTGTGGAGGCCGACGGCGACGGCCGCGCCTACGTCGTCGACTTCAAGACCGGCAAACACACGCCCAGCGCCAAGGAAGTGGAGCGCCACCCCCAGCTCGCCGTCTACCAACTCGCCGTCCGCGAGGGCGCCGTGGACGAGGCCTTCGGCGGCCTGCGTCCCGAACCGGGCGGGGCCGAACTCGTCCAGCTGCGCCAGGCCGCCGCCAAACGGGACGGCGGCGAGACCCTGCCCAAGGTGCAGGCCCAGGAACCCCTTGAAGGGGCGGCGGGGGAGTGGGTCGGCGACCTGCTGGCCACGGCAGCCGGCAAGGTCCTTGACGAACAGTTCACGCCGAGCGCGGGCCAGCACTGCACGCACTGCGCGTTCCGGGCATCGTGCAGCGCGCGGCCCGAGGGGCGCCACGTGGTCGAGTGA
- a CDS encoding MGMT family protein → MSEQSLPHDIRAEHADALPEYAERVLDVAERIPPGHVMTYGDVAEWLEAGGPRQVGRVMSLYGGAVPWWRVVRADGVLLPGHEVEALGRYREEGTPLKHASRAAEGHLPRIDMRRARWDGGERAEGHT, encoded by the coding sequence ATGAGCGAGCAGAGCCTTCCGCACGACATCCGCGCGGAGCACGCGGACGCGCTGCCGGAGTACGCCGAGCGGGTCCTCGACGTGGCCGAACGGATCCCGCCCGGGCACGTGATGACCTACGGCGATGTCGCCGAGTGGCTGGAGGCGGGCGGCCCCCGCCAGGTCGGCCGCGTCATGTCCCTCTACGGAGGAGCCGTTCCGTGGTGGCGTGTCGTCCGCGCGGACGGCGTCCTGCTCCCGGGCCACGAAGTGGAGGCGCTCGGCCGGTACCGCGAGGAGGGCACCCCCCTGAAGCACGCGAGCCGAGCCGCCGAGGGCCATCTGCCACGGATCGACATGAGACGGGCGCGATGGGACGGCGGTGAACGCGCGGAGGGTCACACCTGA